A segment of the Kazachstania africana CBS 2517 chromosome 2, complete genome genome:
AATGTAAAATACTTGTGCAAGTTattaaaagataaaaatacCAAGAAATAGGTTCTGGTTCTTTTGTGTGTATTATTACGTGGACGATACAGAGTTTATCCAATACTTTGGACATTGTTTTTTAGTCGTTTCCTTAAAGATCACTTTTAGGTTAAACTGAGCAGTCAAATCAGCTCTTTTTAGTAACGGTCTTTTTTCCTATATTCTTTGAAGTTTTTTATCTCTCATTTCTATTAAAGCATTTCTATtcatattttattatcggactcttcttctacctttttttgttttaatCCAAGTTTTAATTGCATTTTCTAGCCTCTATTTTTTCAGTTCCCAAATAACAGTGTATTTCTAATCTTTTAAAGCAATATAAATCATAATAATGTCTGCTACTTTCACTGATAAGGATAACTTATTCATAGCAGGAAATAATACTTCTgatttatcttcttcaatttcctcTCCCGTTTATGAAACATCTTTAAATGGTACCAATAACGAAATTATAACTTTCCCAATTTTAGATCAACAATATAGATTTTTCgatcaaaataatgacagTAACAATCAAAATGATGTcaataatcaaattgataaCAACGTGAtgtcttcttcaatttcatctcCTTATTCAAATGCAAGTCTCCATATGCTATCTACACAAACTACAAATCCTATGTTGCCAATGAATCATGAACCAAATCCTATCACTATGCAACCTTTTATGGCTAATGATCCATTAAACTTTACAAACGCGCCAAGTCGTACGGTATATCTAGGAAATATTCCGCAGGGTTTAACCatcaaagaattattagatCATGTACGTAGTGGGGTTGTAGAGTCCGTTAAAATATTACCCACTAAATTATGCGCCTTTATTTCCTTTATTGATGAACGTGGTGCTCTTTTGTTCCATTCTGATGctatattgaaaagattaaatatTCGTGGTAAAGATATCAAGATCGGTTGGGGTAAATCAAATCATATTGACTCAATAGTTGCAGCAAGAATAACAAATGATGGTGCAACTAGAAATGTTTATATAGGTCAACTAAATGATGATCCAACGATCACCACAGAGCAAgaacttgaaaaagataTGCAAAAATTCGGTGAAATTGATTgcataaaatttttgagtAATAAAGGTATTGCATTCGTTCATTTTGCATCGATTTCTGTAGCCATTTACGTCGTACAAAATTtgtcaaaattaaatgaaaagtataaaaataaaagaatattttatgGCAAAGATAGATGCGCATTCATAACAAAGACTCAACAACATAATGCAGCTCAATTTTTAGGCCTTCAACCAAATATGGCTAAATTAGTAAAGTTTACCGACCACGAATTCATTTCAAATGCATTACTGCAACAATCTGCGGCAGCCGCTGCCATTGCAACTAGTGCTGGAGGTCCAAACAATTTAGGTAACAGAACAATATATTTAGGAAATTTACCAAAGGGCGTTAAAATCGAAGAAATTTGTAACGTGGTCCGTGGTGGGCTCttacaaaatatcaaattgttATCTGATCGTTTCGCTTGTTTTATAACTTTCATCGATCCCACCGCTGCTGCTCAATTTTATGCAATGAGTTCCTTACACGGACTAACCATACAAAAGAATCGTTGTAAAGTCGGCTGGGGTAAACACTCTGGTCCATTGTCTAACGCTTTAGCGTTAGCAATTAGTAATGGTGcttcaagaaatatttacatTGGTAATgtagattttgaaaaaaaaaatgaatattttaatgaagaacatctaagagaaatttttgaagaatttggTGAAGTTgaacaaataaattttttgcGAGAAAAGGGCTGTTGTTTTGTtaattttacaaatattAATCATGCTATCCTAGCCTTAGacaaaatcaaatcattaCCAGAgtttgaagatttgaagatCAATTTTGGTAAAGATCGTTGTGGCAATATCCCACATCAGACACGTTAAACTTCATATAATCATTAATGTATTTATACATACAAATTTATGTGttattactactactattacgaattaaattgaaaatggtataCTTTgccttcaaaaaattttttttttcgcaaacaattaatgaaaaagtaaAATGGTTGTCTAAATTAATAATTATATGAAGATATTACAAAGGTAAACTAAAGTAATTATAACAGAACCGAACATAGAAGATGTTTTGAAACTTTGGCCTGCAAAGTTGGCGGAACTGATATTTTCGATAGAAACTGTAgctgatgaagaatatgaagaCGTGACAACTGACGTTGAATGACTTTTCCAGTTTACAGAGCTTGATGTATTGGCAGCTTGCGTTGTCTCTTGAGGGGATAAGGTTGTCGTGGAGATTATCGATTCGGGGGATGATGGTTGAGTTACATTGGAGGCTCTGTTTTCGGCTCTTTTAACGTTACCACTAGTAGAATTTTTTGCAGAAGCAGACCAAATGTCACTGTAACCAGCAGCTTTGATGGCACCTGGAATAGAACTggaaataatttcaatctcttcttcatcagtaTATTGCGCTTGTGCTAATGAAAGACTCTCTATTGTCCAAGTCGAAGAGGCGTAGACATTTTCTAAGAAAGTGTCACCTAATTGACCGAATTCGGAACCACTTGGAGCAATCATCAATATACAAGTATTAGAATCGTCACCTAATTCAGTGACTGAACCAGATAATGGTGTGTCGATGTTGAAACCACCGAAATTGTAGGAGATAACGGTgtcatcatcttcactTGGACAAGTCAAAACGTAACCAACGTATTCGTTAGAATAAGTAGCTCCTATTTGAGACGCAATCTGTTGAAGTAAATTATCTGGTAAATATGAGAAAGTATTTCCTGAATCAACTAGGACTGGAAATTTAGATGTCGTCAACGTCGTTTGACCATCATTTGTAGAGAGATCCATACCATCAAGGGTGACATGGAATTCGATAACGGAATTGTAGCCTAGGGATTCCAAAGTGTTAACGAATGGAATTGTATGTAACGTACCAGTGTATTTGGCGTGATCAACAGCGCCAAATAAAACATTACCTGAAGAAGCGTCAGCCTTATTTAAATATAGAGAATAAGCATTAGCTTGGATGAGACCTTGACGGACCAATTTTACCGGAAAGTTGTCGTATTGGTATGGAGATGATAATGCATTAGTGTAGGTAGCTTCTAATCCAGTTAGACCAAGACCTAAAACACCAAAGTTAGAGTCGGTGTCATTGACGACAGCGAATGTGACATTAGAGACAGTTGTGTCTCCTAAGGCGACAGTGTCGTAACACCATTCACCGTATGCGGTGGTACCATCAGCGTACTGTGTTGAAAATTCAGTACCGttaaattttaatgaagtCGAATCCTTTGGACTGAAAACTCCATATGATGCAGAAGAGTCTGGACCTGGAACCCATAGATCAGAGGAACCAGTGTCGACTAATACGGTAACGTTTTGATGGTTACTACCAATAGCGAGGTCCATTGAGTAGAAACAAGCTTCATTTTTAAGTCGTACTTGTTCGTAATTTTCGGACCTTTTAATGTGCGACATGCTTCTTTTCGAAACGGCTGTATCTGGACTGGCGCCATACAGTCTGTTGAAATTCATGCTAACGAAGCCAGAAGATGACTCTTCGGCTCCTAAATGTGCATATACATGTTGTATAGCAGATAAAAGGGCGACGGATGAAATAGTTTGGAATCTCATCTGTGTAGGCCTATTTTAAGTGTGTAAATGAGCGATTGATGTAATAACGTTTGTTTTCGctattgataaattatcaaGGGTATACAGATTGAAATAAGGGAGGACACAGGGAAGGTCAAGATAGctagatatatataattgCCAGGAACTAGTTCCTTCCATTAACTAGTGAATATGAACTATATCGCATTCATCGCCTATTCATCCATCCTGACGCTAGTTGGAAAGTTAACTATGCGAAAATCTTAAACCTTTCACGTGTAACATGCTTTTGTAGGGCAGTTGAGTGCGCTTCGCAACATCCTTTCAATTAATGTTTAAGATTTTCTCGACCGGAGACAGCCCCGTAGAGAAGATCGAGATCCAACAAACTTTAAATATTTGCTTTGGTGACGTTGAcaatcatcattattatcaaaattgcAGTGAGCTACttcgaattttttttctcagCTTGCATTTTCTTACTTTGCAGTTGACAGTAGGCATTTCACAAGGAGTACGGCGATGAAGAAATCCTATCGGTAGTAATTAATCTGTTATTCGATATTTTGCTTGGCATCTTTGTAATTATGAGCTAATAAGGGGGGAAGATTTTCTTCCAGTGTATTAGTTACTACAAGACGAACTAGGGCCATCTTGCCAAGAGCAACTCGTTAAGGTGTCCTCaactaagaaaaaaagcaaTACTCTTCTGACCCTAATGTGTGTTCATCGCTTACTGAATTGTGATACAAAACAAGAATAAATCACATGCATGCGTTTTTAATAGTAGGTTCAATAGCGAAGTTTTGTTGAGGTTTTCTTGgtgtaataataatggtcACGATTATcgcaacaacaacaaaaaaataatagtaaaCAATGTACTACTGTACAAGGGGTCCTCATCAAATATAGCATCAATGCATGTAACCGTTAGTTGCATATTTCTCACAATAAGCTTGTCtgaacaatttttcagGCAAAAAACTCCCTACTTCTCACttggtttcaaaaagaaaacaaaacaTATACAACAACTAGATTTTCCTAAACCAGTACTCAGTCGTAGAAGATTATGTTGGAATATTACAACATTCATGTAGAAATGCATTATGCATACGTATAAACGTATGCATAAGCAAATAAGTAAGCAGAGTCATGTATTTACGTAACATTTTCCTCGACGAGGGTAaagtttttcattattcttGATGCCATAACAAAGTCTCATCCAACAAATCCCTGTTAGGCAATTTTTAGCGAACTTTACTCTCGACGCCAACAAATTTCTAATTATTTAAGTAAGAAAATACGCTCCTTTATCGCTTTATGCGAAAGTGCTTTACATCTCTATGGATTCTCTTCCTGTTCCTAAGAAGTGAAATGAAAGTACACAACTGCGCTGCCGATTGCCTAAAAGGGTAACCAGAGTTTCTTCTCTAGTACTCTCTTTCTCCCCTGTGTTTTTTTCTCCTGTGAATTTCAACATAGCTAAGATACAACCATACAGCAGTGCCAAGAACTTCTATTCTTTTCCAGATGAGTAGAGAAGCTTGTACTAATTTGGACACGTCGTCAGGGGAAAAGAATTCCTCTCTCGATTTATATTTTAACTTCCTGCACTCATTTCTTCACCTCAATTATTTTGGTCTTGGCTTACTTTAAGAACTTTtcatatctttttttcctcatTTGGAAAGAGCCGATAAGATTGCCGGTGTAAATTGCTGGCAATTGTTTCTGAATATTGCGCTGAAGGCATCAGGGGGTGAACATTGAGCAGATTTTTGTATCTTATTGTTACTTGATGAACATGCATTTAAAATTGGAAGAAGGTATAATGTATGATGTGACTTTTAGAAAATTAAACCTTGTCAACAAAATAGTAACCCATACGAGTGtttatcattttgtaataaGCGCATTGTCATAATTTTTGCTCTCCTACGTCTCTGACAGATTACTAAATTCTTACGTACTCGCAGGAATAGACACCCATAACCCGCATACTATCCATTTTTCATGCATCaagatttttgaattgCACCTACAGAGAAATCTAGTAgaattgtttcaaaattaaatattcaacGAAGACGTAATAGTGTAATAGAAATGTTTCAAAGAATAAGCAAATGACGTGAAAGATCCAATTAGGAAGTTTCAAGTTCAATCAGCTTCCTTATGTCATCCCCTTAACACTAATTCTTTATGGGAAGTTCTCAGAGATGATTACCCATGCAGCAAGTGGTCTTTGCCGTcccaaaaaagaaattcagAAACTAAATACCAGGTTGCAGTTACCGAACTTTTTCGATTTTACTTGcttcttatttttcctCATGTGGTTACGGTCTCGTTACACGAACCgatatataattatttcgTATGCACTTTTCCATAGTCATCACTCCCTAAACCTCATTCATCGAGAAGTGCATATGGTAAGAAATTGTTGATGCAGGGTTAACAATGTCAACAATAATAGATAATCTCGAAGAAGTTGTTTAATTCAGCAGTTTTTTGGTAATTACCATGTCgcaatgaaaaaaaaaataataccaAGTGACCAATTGATGTTGTGCATATACAATGATTCGCTCATCATCAGCATGtgaaaaagtttcaatCTTGTGAGAGACGAATTTTCCTAGAGTGCGCTTCTCGTTTCCCTTTCGGTTTGGATATCCGTAAAGAGTAGTTGTGTTTCCTCCTTTAACATCCACGTCATCAAAAGATCATCTTTGCTCCATATAGCAATTGGCATCGGTATTCCAATTCCATGATCTCATAAAGATACCGAGCAGACTAAAGTACATAAGAGTAGAAGCGGTCAAGGATAAAGATCAAGTAGATACCGAATCTAATCGAACATTTCATTATGTCAAATCGTATTGTCTTTTGGGATAACTATTAAGGTGCCCTAAAAGAAAGCTAGAAGTAGCCATTAATAGTATGATATTAGGACATAACCGCTACTGtctctttatataaatgCTGGGACGCAGCAGGGTAACGAATGAGATTCCCTGGTCACCTTAGTTAGGGCTGGCTT
Coding sequences within it:
- the MRN1 gene encoding Mrn1p (similar to Saccharomyces cerevisiae YPL184C; ancestral locus Anc_6.183); amino-acid sequence: MSATFTDKDNLFIAGNNTSDLSSSISSPVYETSLNGTNNEIITFPILDQQYRFFDQNNDSNNQNDVNNQIDNNVMSSSISSPYSNASLHMLSTQTTNPMLPMNHEPNPITMQPFMANDPLNFTNAPSRTVYLGNIPQGLTIKELLDHVRSGVVESVKILPTKLCAFISFIDERGALLFHSDAILKRLNIRGKDIKIGWGKSNHIDSIVAARITNDGATRNVYIGQLNDDPTITTEQELEKDMQKFGEIDCIKFLSNKGIAFVHFASISVAIYVVQNLSKLNEKYKNKRIFYGKDRCAFITKTQQHNAAQFLGLQPNMAKLVKFTDHEFISNALLQQSAAAAAIATSAGGPNNLGNRTIYLGNLPKGVKIEEICNVVRGGLLQNIKLLSDRFACFITFIDPTAAAQFYAMSSLHGLTIQKNRCKVGWGKHSGPLSNALALAISNGASRNIYIGNVDFEKKNEYFNEEHLREIFEEFGEVEQINFLREKGCCFVNFTNINHAILALDKIKSLPEFEDLKINFGKDRCGNIPHQTR
- the KAFR0B06700 gene encoding pepsin-like aspartic protease is translated as MRFQTISSVALLSAIQHVYAHLGAEESSSGFVSMNFNRLYGASPDTAVSKRSMSHIKRSENYEQVRLKNEACFYSMDLAIGSNHQNVTVLVDTGSSDLWVPGPDSSASYGVFSPKDSTSLKFNGTEFSTQYADGTTAYGEWCYDTVALGDTTVSNVTFAVVNDTDSNFGVLGLGLTGLEATYTNALSSPYQYDNFPVKLVRQGLIQANAYSLYLNKADASSGNVLFGAVDHAKYTGTLHTIPFVNTLESLGYNSVIEFHVTLDGMDLSTNDGQTTLTTSKFPVLVDSGNTFSYLPDNLLQQIASQIGATYSNEYVGYVLTCPSEDDDTVISYNFGGFNIDTPLSGSVTELGDDSNTCILMIAPSGSEFGQLGDTFLENVYASSTWTIESLSLAQAQYTDEEEIEIISSSIPGAIKAAGYSDIWSASAKNSTSGNVKRAENRASNVTQPSSPESIISTTTLSPQETTQAANTSSSVNWKSHSTSVVTSSYSSSATVSIENISSANFAGQSFKTSSMFGSVIITLVYLCNIFI